A stretch of the Malus sylvestris chromosome 10, drMalSylv7.2, whole genome shotgun sequence genome encodes the following:
- the LOC126585519 gene encoding UDP-glucose flavonoid 3-O-glucosyltransferase 7-like, with protein MDTKSHKQLHIFFFPYMAQGHTIPLINMAKLFASHGVKSTLITTPLNAPLFSKAIQGTKQLGFDIEILVIKFPTEEVGLPQGCESGNLATTTEMKEKFFKATFLLQPQIEQVLDEHRPHCLVADAFFSWATDLAAKFGILRIIFHGVGFFALCATLSVLLYEPHLKLSSDSEVFTIPNFPVEIKLIRSQIPAFIKQNAETEFTKLFKAARECEEKSFGFIINSFYELEPAFADHYRTAFGRKAWHIGPIFSWNKAANDEASLGQHKSLNWLNSKKPNSVVYICFGSMTNFIDSQLLEIAAGLEASRQGFIWVVKREKNDKEEWLPQGFEKRMEGKGLIIRGWAPQVPILEHEAIGGFVTHCGWNSILEGVSAGVPMITWPVSAEQFYNEKLVTVVLRTGVAVGVEQWSTFVDVKKEASVKREAIEKAINQVMVSEEAEGMRARARVLREMATRAVKEGGSSFSDLTSLLEELGSLGA; from the coding sequence ATGGATACTAAATCCCATAAGCAGCTTCACATTTTCTTCTTCCCATATATGGCTCAAGGGCACACTATACCCCTTATAAACATGGCCAAACTATTTGCTTCTCATGGTGTAAAATCCACCCTAATAACCACCCCTCTCAATGCACCTCTCTTTTCCAAAGCAATCCAAGGCACCAAGCAATTGGGATTTGATATTGAAATTCTTGTCATCAAGTTCCCAACTGAGGAAGTTGGGTTGCCTCAAGGATGTGAAAGTGGTAACTTAGCTACCACCACTGAGATGAAGGAAAAGTTCTTCAAAGCCACCTTCCTTCTTCAACCACAAATTGAGCAGGTCTTAGACGAACACCGCCCTCATTGCCTTGTTGCTGACGCTTTCTTTTCTTGGGCAACAGATCTTGCCGCCAAGTTTGGTATTCTAAGGATCATATTTCATGGTGTTGGTTTTTTCGCTTTGTGTGCTACTCTTAGTGTGCTGTTGTACGAGCCTCACTTGAAGCTGTCATCGGATTCAGAAGTTTTTACTATTCCTAATTTTCCAGTTGAGATCAAGCTGATTAGAAGCCAAATACCGGCCTTTATCAAGCAAAATGCTGAAACCGAATTCACCAAGTTGTTTAAGGCTGCGAGAGAGTGTGAGGAAAAGAGCTTTGGGTTTATTATTAATAGCTTTTACGAACTTGAACCGGCTTTTGCAGATCATTACAGGACAGCGTTTGGGAGGAAGGCATGGCATATAGGCCCGATTTTTTCATGGAATAAGGCAGCAAATGACGAAGCTTCCCTTGGTCAGCACAAGTCCTTGAATTGGCTTAATTCTAAGAAACCAAATTCAGTTGTTTACATATGTTTTGGAAGTATGACCAATTTCATTGACTCTCAGCTCCTAGAAATTGCAGCGGGGCTTGAGGCTTCTAGGCAGGGATTCATTTGGGTtgtgaagagagaaaagaatgaTAAAGAAGAGTGGCTTCCTCAAGGGTTTGAGAAGAGAATGGAAGGTAAAGGACTaattataagaggttgggctcCACAAGTGCCGATTCTTGAGCACGAAGCAATCGGAGGCTTTGTGACGCATTGTGGGTGGAACTCTATCCTTGAAGGAGTGTCTGCTGGGGTACCAATGATCACATGGCCCGTGTCGGCTGAGCAGTTTTACAATGAGAAGTTGGTGACTGTGGTACTGAGAACTGGGGTTGCTGTTGGTGTTGAACAGTGGAGTACATTTGTAGATGTGAAGAAGGAAGCCAGTGTGAAGAGGGAAGCCATAGAAAAGGCTATAAATCAAGTCATGGTGAGTGAAGAAGCAGAGGGAATGAGAGCCAGAGCCAGGGTACTTAGAGAAATGGCAACGAGGGCTGTTAAGGAAGGTGGTTCGTCCTTCTCCGATTTAACTTCTTTACTTGAAGAATTGGGGTCCCTTGGAGCATGA